One window of Fusarium keratoplasticum isolate Fu6.1 chromosome 2, whole genome shotgun sequence genomic DNA carries:
- a CDS encoding Protein HGH1-like protein — MPTELEELVGFIAHPHPQIRQVAVENLVPYSTAEPNIFKDSQLQPVKNLKILIRDHPKISEHAVTILVNLSGDQEILENLATDEKFLDVVFRRIVNPEEPNANLLAMLLANLAKWDSFKDVLKRKQQAPEELGSDDVVLNQLMDLFVKGQDGSYNKKADFDYLAYVFADLAKHSDIRKHFLQAQKYDDVIPLTKLKVFTEHKSDIRRKGVASTIKNVAFETSSHASFLSEDEIDILPYILLPIMGNEEYDVDESMDMLPDLQLLPPDKKRDSDHKNIQTHVETLTLLTTTREGRDLMRRVKVYPVIRETHLRVEDEGVQEACERLVQVLARDEADEGKDESKDDVKLIEGTNGRVEEVEDEDDQLVEV; from the exons ATGCCGACTGAGCTGGAAGAA CTCGTGGGCTTCATCGcccaccctcaccctcagATTCGCCAAGTTGCCGTCGAGAATTTGGTGCCGTACTCGACTGCGGAACccaacatcttcaaggaTTCACAACTACAGCCTGTGAAGAACCTCAAGATCTTGATTCGAGATCATCCC AAAATATCTGAGCATGCTGTGACAATTCTGGTCAACTTGTCGGGCGACCAAGAGATTCTTGAGAACCTAGCAACAGATGAGAAATTCCTCGATGTCGTATTCCGTCGGATAGTG AACCCCGAGGAGCCCAATGCTAATCTCCTGGCCATGCTCCTCGCCAACCTGGCCAAGTGGGATAGCTTCAAGGACGTGCTCAAGAGAAAGCAGCAGGCTCCTGAAGAGCTAGGCTCAGACGATGTTGTCCTCAACCAACTGATGGACCTCTTCGTCAAGGGTCAGGACGGCTCATACAACAAAAAGGCAGACTTTGACTACCTCGCCTACGTCTTTGCAGACCTTGCCAAGCATTCCGACATCCGAAAGCACTTTCTCCAGGCGCAAAAGTACGACGATGTCATCCCcctcaccaagctcaaggtctttACCGAGCACAAGTCCGACATCAGGCGCAAGGGCGTTGCCAGCACTATCAAGAACGTCGCCTTTGAGACATCATCACAcgcttccttcctctctGAAGATGAGATTGACATCTTGCCTTACATTCTACTCCCGATCATGGGCAACGAGGAGTACGACGTCGATGAGAGTATGGACATGCTGCCAGACCTGCAGCTGCTGCCGCCAGACAAGAAGCGAGACTCGGACCACAAGAACATCCAGACTCACGTTGAGACACTGACTCTGCTAACAACAACACGGGAGGGTCGTGATCTCATGCGCCGTGTCAAGGTATATCCCGTTATTCGGGAAACACACCTACGCgttgaggacgagggtgTCCAGGAGGCATGTGAACGACTGGTGCAGGTATTGGCGCGTGATGAGGCAGATGAAGGCAAGGACGAAAGCAAGGACGATGTCAAGTTGATTGAGGGTACCAATGGACGGGTagaagaagttgaagatgaggatgatcaGCTCGTGGAGGTTTGA